The genomic stretch ATATCACCATCCAGAACAGCTGCGGTATTGCTTGTTTCGGTATCGGTGCGATGGTCTTTTACCATATTATAGGGGTGCAAGACATAGGAGCGTATCTGACTTCCCCACTCAATTTTCTTTTTTTCAGTCATTTTAGACTGCCTCTGCTGCTCTTCGATCTCCTTATAGTGCTGCTTCACCCGCGCCTTCAACAGTTTAATGGCTAAAGAGCGGTTTTTAATCTGGGAGCGCTCGCTCTGACAAGCAACAACAATGTTTGTAGGAATATGGGTCATACGCACAGCACTGTCGGTTTTATTAACGTGCTGTCCCCCCGCACCACTTGCCCTGTAGGTGTCTACCCTTATATCTTTTTCATCAATCTCAAAGTCACCTGCTTCATCACTTAACGGGTATGCGTAAACTGATGAAAAAGAGGTGTGTCGCCGGGCGTTGGAGTCAAAGGGAGAGATTCTTACTAATCGATGCACTCCGGTTTCTGCCTTTAGATGTCCGTAGGCATAATCACCCTGAACTTCCATGGTCACACTCTTTATCCCGGCTTCTTCTCCCGGTGAAAGCTCAAGTATCGTCAAGCTGAACCCTTTTCGCTCAATCCACCTGCAGTACATTCTATAGAGCATGTCGGTCCAGTCGCAGGACTCGGTACCACCAGCACCACTGTGAATCGACACCACGGCGGGTGAATTATCGTCCTCTCCACTGAGTTTGCGAATAAATTCAATGTGCTCAATTTCTTTTTCCAGCGCCGCGGCCTGAGCCTTCAGCTCATCAAGAGTGCTTTGATCCTGTTCCTGCTCTGCAAGCGACAGCAACTCCTCTATATACTGCACTTCCTGCCAGGCATTTTCCCAGGGTTCAATCACCCTGCGAGCGTCTTTTATCTGCTTAAGCACCTTCTGTGCAGCTTCAGCATCATTCCAAAATTCATTTTCGGCCGATTGGGCTTCCAGCTGCTCTACAAGTGTCTTTTTCTTCTCGATGTCAAAGATACCCCCGTAGGTTTTCTATTCGGGCCTTAAATTCCTTTAATTTAGATGAATCCAAAACTTCTAACATAATATCCTCTCTTTCCTATAAACAGGTAAAAATAGTAAAAAGTACATCCTTTAATGATATAAACAGAATTTGTTTCCGGGTTTTTGGTTAAAAACTTGTTCTGACTCAATTTATTGAGTCCATACAGATCCTTTACACAGTATCTTGTGGTTGTGCCGGTTTTTTTTATTGACTTGAAAATTTATCTACCGTATTTTTACTCTCAACTAAAATCAAAATTCATTTCCAATACTTAATTACTGACCCCAAATTTTCATCTATTAAATACAGGGTGGAAGGAGTATTCAATAGTTATGGTCTCCCAAACTGACAGCAGTACTGGTAATTTCGGAAAAAGTGTAAAATCTTCTGTCTCGAAAAAAAAGGAATCAAAGCAAACAACAGTCAGTACCGATTCTCTCCGTGAAGAGCTAACCAAAAAAGCTATTCAGATAAGTGACAACGCCCGAACAGTCCTGGAAAAGCGCTATCTAAAAAAAGATGACAGTGGAACGGTGGTAGAATCGGCTGAAGATCTTTTTTTCAGGGTAGCACAAAACATTGCCAGTGCCGAGCTGCTTTTTGACCCTCAGGGTAATACGGATTTATGGACCGAAAAGTTTTATGATTTAATGGCTGCAATGGATTTTCTCCCCAATTCGCCCACTCTTATGAATGCAGGACGGGAGCTTCAGCAACTCTCCGCCTGTTTTGTTTTACCCATAGGCGATTCCATGGAAGAAATTTTCACTGCCGTTAAAAATACCGCTCTTATCCACAAAAGTGGAGGGGGTACCGGTTTCTCCTTTTCCCACATCAGACCTAAAAACGACCGGGTGAAGTCAACCAAAGGCATCTCTTCAGGCCCCCTTTCTTTTATGCGCGTGTTTGATGTGGCTACCGAGACGGTAAAGCAAGGTGGGACTCGCAGAGGTGCCAATATGGGCATCCTTAATTGTTCTCATCCTGAAATTCTCGACTTTATAGAGCTGAAAGCAACCGATGGCGTGCTTTCTAATTTCAACATTTCGGTGGGTTTAACCAACGAGTTTATGGAAGCCCTTGAGAGAGATGAGGAGTATACGCTTCGCAACCCAAGAACAGGTGAGGAGCAGGGAAGACTAAAAGCGTCAAAAGTTTTCAACCGTATTGTTGAACTTGCCTGGAACAATGGTGAGCCGGGGATCGTTTTTCTTGACCGAATCAATGAATCCAACCCTACCCCGCATATAGGCAAAATTGAAAGCACCAATCCCTGTGGTGAGCAGCCCTTACTACCCTATGAGTCCTGTAATCTTGGGTCGATCAATCTGGCGCACATGGTATGTGAGAAAAACGGAAAAAAAGAGGTAGATTACACTAAACTCAGCGAAACCGTTTGTACCGCAGTCAGGTTTCTGGATAATGTAATAGAAGTAAACAAATATCCACTTGAAGAGATCGGTAAAGTTACCAAAAGCAATAGAAAAATTGGTCTTGGTGTAATGGGTTTCGCCGACATGCTGATTGAGTTTTCTATTCCTTACAACTCACCACAGGCAGCAGATCTTGCCGAAGAGCTAATGAAATTCATTCACGAGGAAGCGCATAAGGTAAGTGCCTTTCTTGCTCACGAAAGAGGTACCTTCCCTAACTTTAAAGGATCTGTTTTTGACACCAAAGACGGCCTTCAGTTGCGCAATGCCACCGTTACCACCATTGCTCCTACGGGTACGATTAGCATGATCGCAGGCTGTTCAAGCGGTATAGAGCCGCTTTTTGCAATAGCGTATCAGAAAAATGTATTGGATGGAAACAAGTTTCTTGAAGTGCACCCCGCATTTAAAAGAATAGCACAGGAAGAGGGTTTTTATTCTGATGAGCTTATGAAAATGCTCGCCGAAACCGGTAGCCTTCATAACATACATGGTATCCCCAGGCGCATACGGGATGTATTTCTGACCAGTCATGATATAGAGCCCATTTGGCACATAAAAATTCAGGGAGCGTTTCAAAAGTATACTGATAACGCCGTCTCTAAAACGGTCAACTTTCGTAATGAAGCTACCACCAAAGAGATTGAGGAAGTTTTCCGGTACGCTTATAAGCTTAACTGCAAGGGTGTAACCGTTTACCGTGACGGGTCCCGTGTTAATCAGGTAATCACTTCTGGACAATCCGGCAGCACTGAAGCCACCGTTACACTTGCAGGTACAATTCAACCCCGACCACGACCTGCCGTTACCCATGGCCACACCTTCAAAACAAAAACCGGGTGCGGAACGCTTTATGTTAACATAAATTCAGACACCTTTGGTCTGTGCGAAGTATTCACCCAAATGGGGAAATCGGGAGGGTGCGCCGCGTCCAATGCAGAAGCCGTTTCGCGACTTGTTTCCCTTGGTTTACGAGCTGGAATAGACCCCAAGTCTATTATCGAACAACTAAGAGGCATCCGTTGCCCCATACCTACCTGGCATGGCGGGGAGATGGTACTGTCGTGTTCCGACGCGATTGCACGGGTGCTGGAAAAAGCTTTGAATAATCAAAACGGCAATACCAATCAGATAAGCTATTCGGGACTGGATATGGGCTTTTGCCCACAGTGCCCGGAATGTGGTGGTATCATGGAGCATGAAAGCGGCTGTGCTGTATGTAAAAGTTGCGGCTTTTCAAAGTGCGGCTAATATAACAGTACAGATGTGTGTTTAATGGATCTTCCTTTGATTGGACCATTAAACACACCAGTCTAATCTGAAAAGTCTTGGCCTTGCAACAATACCTTTGTTCTATTTTATTGCCAATTCCGGAACGAGTTCGATTATTCTCTGCGCAGCACGAAGACCGGCATATCCATCAGGTGATCCCAAAAAAGTTTTTGTAGCTTCCTTACGTGCCTGGTAGTAATGATCATTTCTTTGCTCTACAATACTCAAAGCAGCCTCAAGTTCATCAAATGAATTAATCTGAACAGATATTTTATTTATCAGCTCTTTAACTTCGTTAACTACACGTGGAGCGTCTTTAACTGTAAAAGTTACAATGGGTTTATCTAAAGCACAAAATTCAGCGATTATTGAGCTTGTATCACCAATGCAAACATCAGAAATCATAATATATTTTAAAATTTCATACTCTTTTATCAAATAGACCCCGGGTGTATTTTTTAATACATCAACATACTTATCACTCATCCATACATGTAAAGTAACAAGAATATTATATTTCTCTTTTAATTCGCCGACGCGGTCATACCACTTTTCAATCGCCGACATCCCACTTCCATCCCATGTTGCTGAGAACAGAAGAGTTTTCTTTAAAGGATTGAGACCTATTGTGTTAACTAAACTTTTAAGTTGTTCCCTTGTAATAGAACCATCAAAAGCACCAT from Chitinispirillales bacterium ANBcel5 encodes the following:
- the prfB gene encoding peptide chain release factor 2 — encoded protein: MEKKKTLVEQLEAQSAENEFWNDAEAAQKVLKQIKDARRVIEPWENAWQEVQYIEELLSLAEQEQDQSTLDELKAQAAALEKEIEHIEFIRKLSGEDDNSPAVVSIHSGAGGTESCDWTDMLYRMYCRWIERKGFSLTILELSPGEEAGIKSVTMEVQGDYAYGHLKAETGVHRLVRISPFDSNARRHTSFSSVYAYPLSDEAGDFEIDEKDIRVDTYRASGAGGQHVNKTDSAVRMTHIPTNIVVACQSERSQIKNRSLAIKLLKARVKQHYKEIEEQQRQSKMTEKKKIEWGSQIRSYVLHPYNMVKDHRTDTETSNTAAVLDGDIDKFIESYLLSF
- a CDS encoding vitamin B12-dependent ribonucleotide reductase, with protein sequence MVSQTDSSTGNFGKSVKSSVSKKKESKQTTVSTDSLREELTKKAIQISDNARTVLEKRYLKKDDSGTVVESAEDLFFRVAQNIASAELLFDPQGNTDLWTEKFYDLMAAMDFLPNSPTLMNAGRELQQLSACFVLPIGDSMEEIFTAVKNTALIHKSGGGTGFSFSHIRPKNDRVKSTKGISSGPLSFMRVFDVATETVKQGGTRRGANMGILNCSHPEILDFIELKATDGVLSNFNISVGLTNEFMEALERDEEYTLRNPRTGEEQGRLKASKVFNRIVELAWNNGEPGIVFLDRINESNPTPHIGKIESTNPCGEQPLLPYESCNLGSINLAHMVCEKNGKKEVDYTKLSETVCTAVRFLDNVIEVNKYPLEEIGKVTKSNRKIGLGVMGFADMLIEFSIPYNSPQAADLAEELMKFIHEEAHKVSAFLAHERGTFPNFKGSVFDTKDGLQLRNATVTTIAPTGTISMIAGCSSGIEPLFAIAYQKNVLDGNKFLEVHPAFKRIAQEEGFYSDELMKMLAETGSLHNIHGIPRRIRDVFLTSHDIEPIWHIKIQGAFQKYTDNAVSKTVNFRNEATTKEIEEVFRYAYKLNCKGVTVYRDGSRVNQVITSGQSGSTEATVTLAGTIQPRPRPAVTHGHTFKTKTGCGTLYVNINSDTFGLCEVFTQMGKSGGCAASNAEAVSRLVSLGLRAGIDPKSIIEQLRGIRCPIPTWHGGEMVLSCSDAIARVLEKALNNQNGNTNQISYSGLDMGFCPQCPECGGIMEHESGCAVCKSCGFSKCG
- a CDS encoding CDP-glycerol glycerophosphotransferase family protein, whose translation is MVLSYYFIRPVYSFTWRVIKIFRRKKKNILYCEDALDAELFKNVRKHLGNLDLVAKNKNVLQKLRELGYKGTVMPSFPDSVIMFRNMAWKFPCKKIKKIGFKHGIYSFKRQSKAQYFNLFDVFFMTSDADRKEAEKIGVKTAETIGCPKIDGAFDGSITREQLKSLVNTIGLNPLKKTLLFSATWDGSGMSAIEKWYDRVGELKEKYNILVTLHVWMSDKYVDVLKNTPGVYLIKEYEILKYIMISDVCIGDTSSIIAEFCALDKPIVTFTVKDAPRVVNEVKELINKISVQINSFDELEAALSIVEQRNDHYYQARKEATKTFLGSPDGYAGLRAAQRIIELVPELAIK